Proteins co-encoded in one Clarias gariepinus isolate MV-2021 ecotype Netherlands chromosome 13, CGAR_prim_01v2, whole genome shotgun sequence genomic window:
- the il17a/f2 gene encoding interleukin 17a/f2: MSLKQMVVFCCGFLLLSLTQASFEHKRICDIGLVIPKQLHTGESGTMERNGNINNRSLSVWNWIPHHGANTIPGVIFEAKCQSHHCAYPNRPYHAELNSVPIYSNMLVLTQDQRNRKCFTVKFQRVAVGCTCVWAKSSP, from the exons ATGAGCTTAAAACAGATG GTTGTGTTCTGTTGTGGGTTTCTTTTGCTGAGTCTCACACAAGCCTCATTCGAACACAAGAGGATCTGTGACATCGGCCTGGTGATCCCGAAACAACTCCACACTGGGGAGTCAGGGACGATGGAAAGAAACGGCAACATCAACAACCGCTCGCTGTCTGTCTGGAACTGGAT CCCTCACCATGGCGCCAACACGATCCCTGGTGTGATATTCGAGGCCAAGTGTCAGTCTCATCACTGCGCGTATCCTAACAGGCCCTATCACGCGGAGCTGAACTCAGTGCCGATATACAGCAACATGCTGGTGCTCACGCAGGACCAGAGGAACAGGAAGTGCTTCACTGTAAAGTTCCAAAGAGTCGCTGTGGGCTGCACATGTGTGTGGGCCAAATCATCACCGTGA